Proteins found in one Quercus robur chromosome 2, dhQueRobu3.1, whole genome shotgun sequence genomic segment:
- the LOC126707555 gene encoding glutathione S-transferase T3-like, translating to MNRWSTIQQCTNKFCGYLSQIDSMNQSGMTKEDKLNKARQQYQTLQGSTFSYEHCWNLLKHSAKWLRTIQEHRPKRGRLETTSSSPTLEPIDLEDEDIPHVPNVLERPPGKKAEKERLKKQKSKEGTSSNMEALLNVMIE from the exons ATGAATCGGTGGTCAACAATTCAACAATGCACCAATAAGTTTTGTGGGTATTTGTCACAAATTGATTCAATGAATCAAAGTGGTATGACCAAGGAAGACAAG CTTAATAAGGCAAGACAACAGTATCAAACACTCCAAGGTTCCACATTTTCATATGAACATTGTTGGAATCTTTTGAAGCACTCAGCAAAATGGTTGCGTACTATTCAAGAGCATAGACCAAAAAGGGGAAGACTTGAGACAACATCTTCATCTCCTACTCTAGAGCCAATAGATTTAGAGGATGAAGATATCCCACATGTTCCTAATGTATTGGAGAGACCACCAGGCAAGAAGGCTgagaaagaaagattgaaaaaacaaaagagcaaagAAGGTACATCTTCAAATATGGAAGCCTTATTAAATGTCATGAtagaataa